The DNA region GCAGCGCACCCGTCAAAACTACCATCGGACAGAGTAGGTAGGAAAATAATTCGAAACGGACATTTTCGTATAAACTTTACGTTCCGTGAAAGACAAAACGAAACGTTTTGCGGATCCACCAATGGTTCCCCCCCACCACTTCATCGATTCCTGTGATTAGTAGAACAACAAAGATGGCCTATGCCGTCCGTCAACGTAAACAtggcacaatttttaaaacgaccAACTCGTCGGGACGCACGACACATAAAAATTGCCATGTGAAATGGAATCACCCCTTCTTTACGCAAACGGGATTTTCCCCTTTTAGGTTAGGGACTAGTCGATCTACGTGATGTACAACGGACGATTTAATTATTCTCGATCTATCGCATCGCATTGATACGTAACAGTCCACTGGTCCACTGCAACGTAAACGTTGGTTTCCTATTCCCattggttaaaattattatgaagtGTGCACCAATAAAATGTATGATAATACGCaccaaatttgaaatatatccaCTAGTGTTTTCTGGTCAATTATTCATACTTAAATTTGATGGTTTAATGCTTTGTAATATGCCAACTTAACTTCTAACTTAACTTAAGCTAAagcttcatttttatttaccaatAACACCATTAGTTTGCatctttcatttttttcatgaGAATCGTacaaagtaatatttacttttataaaatactaaaattattttaatataaagaaattcaACTATTTCGAACCTTATTTCGTTCATAGTTCCattagttttcaattggatttagatcaGGTCTTTGCACTGGCCCATCAAGAACCTCTCAGGATCTATAAGCACTTTTGGACAACTTTGAACCCATGCTTTGGATCATATTGTTAAGTTATCGTTACCAAATGGTGCCTGTACATCTACAATGATATCTCTATTCATGAAACGGTccattttaccaataattttctgtaatggcTCTATACTATAACAAGAAAAGGAACCCCAAATCTTAGCACTTCCTCCACCACATGCATCTACGTCATCAAAATACTGGGGGctaattaatactatttatgCAAACTTTAGTCTTGATcgaatattcatttttgatgccaatggtttctttactgaaatacatccttgaaagttttattaattcagtCCACGTCTGACTGTTTTACTAGACACTGATATTGTAtaactcaattaattcattttttatttgactggAAGACACCATGTTATAAAGCTTTTGTAGTATCTGgggttcaaacttttatttggaggacgactaacttattatttagcaCCTAATCCTTTTCTATTGAACTTGGATTAATCACTTCAAAGCACTCTTCGCCAAAattctggaggataattaatatatttttgtgcacACTTTAGTCTAgttcgaatattcttttttaataccaATGGTTCCTTTACTGAAATGtcataataagttttataattgtctggaacaaaataacttttaataactttctcatttttataaagaatttctTTAAACGTTTCGtaactatcttaattttataaagaatattttaacaaagtttAATAACTGTCTCAGTTTTATAgagaatttcttaaaaaaattcttaattttataaagaacttcttaaaaagttaattttaaaaaaattaataccaaTGGTCtctttactgaaatacatccttgcaagttttgttcattcaaaGTCTGATTATTCTATTAGACACATTGATTTtgtatgactcaattaattcattttttgtttgtctAGAATACAATAAAGGATTTCGTTTACtgattcttcaaatttgtaTGTCTATAAAAGAAGTTGCTTTTTTGTTAGGATGCTTTCTAATTCTATTTACAATTGagtgtgttgtttcatatttattatttgttcattttttcgaGAGGAGCAAtgtcagcaatatttagaccttaatgtttcatattaatattattacccTCTTCTCTGGAGTGCTAAGTTTCTTTCTTCTCATCGAATGTGAGttagtcaataaaataatataaattctactTTTAAGAAGTGtaacaaaagaaacaaaaaaaaaaacgtatagcattatgaaatatgtttttattctgactggttaaaacttgaaaaactCCTTTCGAGTTAACCCATCCTTAACACCCATACGTAGGAGTACCTGACTACCTAAAACGTAACttattcaataaacaatataattacaagaaatttaattagacaaatttaatttatctaatatatttttctatatttacaaattttgggTAGTCGTCACAGTAGCTCATCCAATTAAGTAAATCTACCGTGTTAATAAAGGATCTAAGAAGAGAAACATTACAGATTGAATACATTTAACGTATTAAAACCTATTTCTACAAAACAATCGAACTAACGTGGGAGATGTCGAAATAATCGCTCATGAAGTTCAATAGGAAAGTGTGTCAACAACACCAACAATGACGGAaacatgtttataaacattttgaaatttgggAAGTggttaaagatatttttatattatttcaatatttaaaagtacaatAGAAGCAAACTTTTTCTATATAACacgtgttaataataaataaaagtttctgtGAAGTACGCAAAAATAGATGTTCTGAATTTCTATTTCTCTAGAAACTTATCAATTTCAGACCTTTTTTgcaccataaaaatatattagttgtaGGTGTTCTTTTTTATCACAATTagtttctaaataaactataacaCCTAGAAAACTTAACATTCAATATTAGGCAAATTGTGTGACATCCCAggccaaatttttaaaataggagCGCCCTCTGTGGGCCACAATTATTAAACACACGCACGTTaacaaaacaataagaattttttcataaaattgcacataacaaaaataaccaataattatcaaaagatGGCAGGGAGTTTTGAAAATGCCGACTGCATCTCCGTAAACAGGAAATAGTTTTCGGAGATGTGGCAACTGCGTGTGGGATGTTGTTGACGAACACTTCAGCCACCATTAACTCAACAAAATAACCAGCAACCAGGAAATTCTTTACAACcgtttacattacattttttattattaaccacTATAGTAATGCGTGTTgatgtgaattttttttacaaagaaGAATGCACCGAGTACGTAACGTTCGaccaatgaaaaatataatgtagttAATGTGGCGAGTACGCAAAAACTTTTCACAAATGTAGTTCACACAGTGAGTAAGACGGCATTTAAAGTGTTTATTTTGTGTTGTTTTTGCTCGTAACGATGCACTTCCCATTCATTTTGACCGCATGAATGTCAAGAGAAAGATGCTGATTTCATGAGTGTGCCGTACGTGTGCGTTGGATtgtgttttaaatgaattgaaaCTAGTGAATTTCGAATATGAGTCACACCAGTGATCAGAACCCCCTTTCCCAGCCTTTGAGGGTAGAAACGGATAGTAGCAGTGTGCATAACGAGGCGAACGGGTATTTTGAGGAAAAGGACAACTTTAGTCATCACAATAATACTGACAATGATGATACTGACTCATTGGGGCCGTTGCCTGCGAAGTGGGAAAAGGCCTACACGGAAAGTGGTGAAGTCTATTTCATTGAGTaagtatcaattatttattattatttaacattctaATCTTAGAAATAATGTACAGCATCTTAGTCCTATTTTTCTCAATTAGAAAAGTTCAATTAGTTGGTAAGTTCAAAGGCGAGAATTGAAAGTTCAAATTGATGTCAAAGTAAAAGTTGATGCTGGCTCTTTTCTGTTTGTAAAACTTGTTTGAGAGAGATACATACTAATAACTATGTTTAGTCAAAGTGTGTGCCACATCTGTCTTTCATAACTCACATGTGTtttgaaatatacataaacaaGATGTGTGGTTTCACAGTTTTagatataatttagttttaagataaatatgtTTGATATGTATTTGATAAATGTTGTGAAATCATTACTCAGATTTTCTTAGTTTTAATGAACTGAAAATAGTTAgatcttaattataaatcaagttgataaaacattttagacGCAACAAGGAAATTATGGAAGACATTCATGAGTGTTACACTAAATTGGTTTTAGAAAAGTAAgttataaatctaattaagtttaatttaaatatgtgttaaGCACACGcactaaaaagttttttaaaatgttaattgcgTGTAAGTGTGAAgtaaaatgtgtaataacAAAACTGTAAAACGTAACTGTTTCCTTTATAATAGtgcaaaatgtaaattagtcagtaaattatttaattaaaaaatatattatgtgatatacttaaagtataatttaatttaaattgtttctaattagtttctaaaatattgcGATCGttatagataaaaatgtttataatcattattttttgttactttatatttatattatttatatgccaaacaattaaaaagtagctataatatttgaaaatttttattaatccatgtaattttctgtaaattactttatttagacACACAGTGATGGGCacacattactatttattgttaattaggaaAAGCGGTGtgtttttctaattgaatgcaatcaaaatattttatattttatttaaaataattacactatatttttctacatttattcattttgtactcatatcaaaatattttctgcttaaattaattcttaaataaaataaatttgctatGTGGCTGATTAGAAATagcacacatttaaaaaatatatatttatttagtttttaaaactgaagaaTCGGCAATGTTCGTGTCGGTATTTGGAGTTATCTCATTGGCTAGAGGCATGCCTCAAATCccttatcattaaaataatagctCAACCTTAAAGCGTATGCGTGAATGTTGGaacaattagaaatatatactTATGAAACTAACTGGTGTGAAGAGGCACATTTAAAAGTGCCTCTGGAGAAATAtagattgaaatttaatataaaaatgttactgaCTGTATTAACATATTACCCTTTTACCTTTGTTTAACTATacctaataaatattctattttaaagaattacatacattaaaatgtatttttaatattaacgttataccaataaaatcattttcatagatgattattgctatttaatttaatattgtgacCTCTTTGGACACCACTGTACATAGTGTACGTGAAATGATTCCTGTCTTACCCTGTGATGTTTAAACACCcacataataatgtttaacaccaaaaatgtttgataaatTTGGCACAGTAGTGGTTGTTCTGCTTTTTatcagataaatatttttgttttcgttacaattgtaaacatttaaatctcCAAGTATACGGTGCGTTGTAATCGATCAATCATTTACAATATACGGTGTGACCTATTTTAGGTGAAAACATTTCTGTaacgtttttatttacaattcgaATTAGTTTGTGACAGCATTAAATATGACATTTGAatggttttgtttttttttaatcaattaattacggAATAAAATGTCATacatatttaagaatataattatataaattatattagcgATATTGAgtgcttaaaattatttatttaataaaaattactataatatacagataatttaatacaactaCATAATGTtatagttttgaaattaataaatctatttacaaaaaatatttattatttttgaaaattgggataacctaacctaactttttaaatatgtcaaaaatcaggtcgaaacaaataattttttacttgattGTATAGAGGGCTCTTTTACGAACATTTTGtctaatctaacctaatctaatttACTAGATATGTCCTAACCTAACATAACTTTCTAGATGTGTCAAAAATCAGATCAAAACCAATAATTTTACTTGACTATATAGAGGGCTCTTTTACgaacattttgtttaatctaatccaacctaatctaacctcTTCATATCAaaaccaattattattattattattattattattttaaatgactgTATAGATCATTTTTAAcccataaacaataatttgttaattatgagtaattgaatatgaaatttttttttgtcttttcgTCTCAACCTTATCAAACTTAACTCCTTAGCATTAGAtatgtaaaaaacaaataaaaaccaataacTAACATTACTACTATACATCTGAGGGttgataattatgtaaaaattgataataatttactacttttaaaaatactatactGTAATTGTCAATATGTGCTTAAAGATGCATATCCAACACTCTCATCAGATTACTTTCTTCCTAATTtagaagataaaaattatggaCAAGATGAACACtttcactaaattttaatcactaTGAAAATAAGGTCTCAGGATTATTGGAGGAAGGTGTGCTAGGTAATTACTGCTGAACAGTTAAACGAGAAACTGATTGTAAgaagtacaaaaaatattcagcacACCTTTCACACACAACCAGTAAAATGTGAAAAGACAAGacaaaatgtatgaaaatatttttttggttaaaaaGTACTTGGACTCAAAATGTTCGTAAAAGAGCCATACCCTTAAGTAGTGGAATATTTTGTGTGTTGGTTATCTGTTTTCTTAATGCCTGAAAGCTAAAAAAGCTGTAAAATTAACCATTGTTAATGGTTTTCGAATTCTACGGAATATTTTACCATGatatccattaaaaaaaatattattgttccaGTCACTCTACCGGAACATCTCATTGGCTGGACCCTCGTCTCTCGAAATTCCAAAAGAAGTCGTTGGAAGACTGTCTGGACGACGAGCTGCCTTACGGCTGGGAAAAGATCAGCGACCCCCACTACGGCACCTACTTTATCGACCACGTGAACCGCAGAACCCAATACGAAAACCCTGTGATACAAGCCAAAAGGGCCGCGTCTCAAAATTCCGCCAGGGCCAGCAGGACGTCGTTCACTAAAGACCCGTCCGAGCTGTGCGGTCAGCGTTTCAGGACCTCCTTGGTTAAGTCGTCTAGAGGCTTGGGATTCACCATTGTGGGCGGTGACGATGGGGTCGACGAGTTCTTGCAAATCAAGTCGGTGGTGCCCAAGGGGCCGGCCTGGCTGGACGGTCAACTGCAGACCGGCGACGTAATTGTCTTTGTGAACGATACGTGTGTATTGGGGTACACGCATAACCAGATAGTCAGGCTGTTTCAGTACATCAGCGTTGGGTCCACCGTTTCGCTTGAGGTTTGTAGGGGGTATCCCCTGCCGTTTGATCCCAATGACCCCAACACTGAGGTGGTGACCACAATAGCTGTGGACGGGCATCTACAACCAATAGCTAACGACAAAAGGTTGCTAGACACCAATTATAACTTTCTGGATGGGGATGACGTCTCCAGAGACGAAGAGAACGTCTTAGACAGCACCGACGACATAGATGATCTGTTGAAAGGTATAGGCAGTCTCACATTAGGTAAAGTAGAAGTACGTGTTAGAATAGTCAAAGGAAATCTCGGTTTCGGTTTTACAATAGCTGATAGTGCTTGTGGCCAGAGggtcaagaaaatattagataGACAACGATGTAAAAACCTCATGGAGGGGGACATACTCCTTGAGATAAACGAGGTGTCCCTACAAAACATGTCACACGACGATGTTGTGCAGGTGTTGAAGAACTGCCCGTACAACAGCGAAGCAACGATTTGTGTACAACGAGGATGCACAAACAAAACgccaaatattagaaataagcCTAGGAAATTAGACAATAGATTTGGGGGTAAAGATATAAGTAGCGCATATAGAAGTAAAACACCCACAGCCGACATATACAGCACTCAGCCAAGAGAAGTCTTACCAAGCAGACCTAAAACTCCTTTAGTTGACACCAGAAGTCTTACCAAAACCCCAGTGAAAGACCTAAACTCCAACACCAACCACGAATTACTAAGAAGAGACTTCAACAACGACTCGTACAATCCGGAAAGGTCTCGCCTGAGATTGTCCCTCATTGACAATCCTGAGGAAGAGGTCGAAATAGACATAAGCGAGAACAACATGCCCAGCAAACCCTCGTACGAATTTCCACCGCCTGTGGATCCCAAATTCGGTCTGTACATGTCGTTGCCGCACCGATACGACTGCACTTGTTTCACCTGTGCTAATCAAAGAAGTGGGTCAGGCATTGCGGAGACCTGCGACTCGTACGACATGAGCAACGGGAAGAAGAATGGCTACGATTGGTGGTACAATTCGAGGAACAGCGAGTATGTTACTACGGCCGTTACGCTCAACAGACAGGAAACGGGGTTTGGGTTTAGGATAGTCGGCGGCATCGAAGACAAGTCGCAGGTAAACAAaagtgtttttgtttgataaatattgtGCTTTTCTGCTATTAACtttcaatgataaattcataaattatttataattaataattcaaaataattaaagaaataaagatgacaattttgtgttatatttagaaacaagtctgaaaaaataaattaaactgttaattagatttagataaagaaatttttctaCAGTTTCTTTATTGGATGTTGAAACTTAATctgtgataaataaattaaatttgtgtttatcaatgaatttctttatttttacataaatgaacatgacttttaaattttaaaattaattttgactaatataaatttatctattatacAGACAACGTAGAATTAAGAAATtcagtcaatattttttatttttaatgctgtaatttgaataaaaaacccatttgcttttttaaacctttataaaagttattttttatttttcgaattcgacaaataattttactaagaaATAGtcgttttttgacatttgaaaactagtttttatatccatattttttatagttgaactttaaagttaaaattaagtatattcGGACTTAGTCAGccattttatataagaaaagaCTCTCAAATATCGCGGActagtgtaattaaaaatctagTTTCATTctacatttgaattttttaattgagttaattaatttaaaaagtacaacagtttattaataattactctgTTAATAAACGTAcagatttacattaaattttctactttCTTAATTCTTAACAAAAGTTTTTggttagtaaatttataaaataaatgattctgAAATGTCTTAGataagtttttcaattttcattttagtatatacagggtgattcattTAACTTATTCATAAGACGTTTATCGAGAACGGAACAaagtaatcatttaaattttttatagcaattataacttgactattaactacttttctaatttattttgaacaaaattttatttccggtTTCCCCGGAAGTGACgtcaactttgttatttttagtggaacactctgtatatttttggatttttaaattccacacttaattgcaaataaaatggctataccATGTCATATACCTAAACCCAATAATTTCtgcgttattaattttttcccaaaaattttgacagattgatgaTCTAACTAATATGTCTGTAAAGTCACGaattttgatgctggaaagttaatttttggtaTAAACGTTAAACAAGGTCTGTTCTATAAGGAACCATTATTGATActcacaaattttatacagggtgttcattatttacatttaattttacgcatcataaaatattaaaaacattgttattttcaatggaaatgGAAAAATCTcggttaatattctttttctgCATAAGGATATAAGCATTCTAACCGAATGTctataaacttctaatgaattaattaagtgaACACCCTGTAACTTTATTTGTGGATTCAGTCAGTAAATTTACCATAAGAAGTAATTCTGAAATGTCTTAGATGATAAATCTtcgaaattttgtttttaataaatatatatttttcaagagttgaaaaattttaaaataaaataatttattaatagttaatgtattaataaatgttctatttttacttaaaatcttCTAGTGTCTTAAATTCTACCTTTATTTGTGAATTGAGTCAGCAAATTTGCATAAAAAGTGACTCCCCAGTGTCTTGGATggtaaatttttcctattttggtcttaatatatatttattttttaatagtataataataattaattaataaacgttCTAATTTACCCTAcatctttctaaattttaactttacttGTGGATTCAGagagtaaatttatatacaaatatattttaatataataattgattaattttacatagtttaattaaaacagtttattaatttgttaataaaaatacaattttacctTAAAACCTTCTTTGGAATGTTGTATTAAATCatctattaatcaaaattaaaacatacactgaaattatataaacactacacaatttctttgtttgtgttttttataatttttgtaaacacTACACGTAatcatatacttttttaatatctttgtacaattatgtttttttatcatttttgtgttgttaatattgttaatagtcACTAAAGACAAAACAGAACCGACAAGTAAAGCCGACAATTAAACTGTGTTTTATCAACGGGCCTTTGTTATACTCAAGAATGCTTTTGTAACTTGAGACGATTTTAGATAAGTTATGTGTTcaagttcaataaaattggTTCTATCCTGCTTTAACAGATATAAAAGTTAGttattgaaacattttgaaataccaacaattttttaccCAACTTCTGCAAGTAAATCTAAGCCACGAGAGAAAATTTTGGGTTCGTGGAGCAGAACATGTCAACCATTATTCTGACATCACCTTagaatattagtttattaattaaaataaataaaagtcacAATTTAAACCGTATTCCCATTAAAGGTTGCCGTTGGCCACATAGTGACCGGTGGAGCGGCGGACCTGGACGGCAGAATAAGATCCGGGGACGAGATCGTAAGCGTGGACGGTCTGTCGGTCCTCAAGGCTTCCCACAGACAAGTGGTGCAGCTCATGAACTCGGCAGCTGGAAGAGGACAAGTGAACTTGATACTGCGAAGGAGGATTTACCCGACACCACCCATCGGTCAACAGGGCTATTCCATGCCGTGGTCGCACGATAGCTCGCCGCCAAGCAACAGCGGCCATCCACCACCTTTAATCGTAACGAATCACCACCCCGGCCAGACCTACGACGTGACCGTACAACGCACAGAGAACGAAGGCTTCGGCTTCGTCATTATATCGTCGGTGAACAAAATTGGGTCGACAATAGGTGAGACAACCTAACATCTTTCCTAACATTgacattaacaaatttatttttgggcCACAGGTAGACTAATAGAAGACAGCCCGGCCGAAAGATGCGGCAGACTAAGGGTAGGTGATTATATCGTGGCGGTGAACCACATCGACATCATGCACCTAAGTCACGGCGACATTGTCAACTTAATCAAAGAATCTGGCCTCTCGGTGACACTAACAATCGCTCCAAACCCGGATCTGTGATTGAATTTACGTGTTTAACACCAATAATCAAAAACGAAGTAACAATCTTGTtgcatatattaaattacacacCCTTCAAGCTGTAAAAAATCGAATTCGCTTAAAAATTGGTAGCTAAATTGGATAGGaagttgtatttttatttttacattagaaAACTAGTTTCGGTGAGTTTATACAGGGTGTAAgctattgttattgttaaaaatgatattttgaaataatagatGTTATCAGAAATTGTAATTAGATATTTGTGATACAAAAAGATTTGTTGAGCAATTTTAAACGGCttgaaattaataactgtactgttataaattagttaaaatcaaTGAATTCCCGATTATTGAACGCattggtattaattaaaaataaaagtcatttgttggttgttaataatttgGCTTGACGTCTCATCAATTTAGAAATCGCATGCCTGCTGTCATCAATCATATTTTACAGGCTGTGTATTTTCAGTTgtataaaaactgttaaaaaatatataatgtgagCTCAATGTATTTAACTGATGGTTtcagttacattttttaataccaaattttgattatctagAACATTTGTATATGTGATATAGATATAGACATCTCACTGcctcaataatattaaaaaagaactgATCAacgatttttacatttaagtgGGAAACTGTTTTTTCTTAAGTTTGGAATTCTCTCATAATATAATGTTGTCatatagatttaatatttgatcatTATTGTATTAGTATCTCTCGAATTCGTGCCCTTCTCTACACCCACTAATAATTTTCCTCTCTTTTGTGGCATTATTTAaggatattttgtaatttgactgaacaaatttttttatgtatttatttgtgaaCGACTGAATTTGCTAAccaataatattctttaaacagttaatttttattgtgataCATTGGGAACTTATCCAAATCTCTCATTTTGTGAAACGTACTATTTTTAGCTGTCATAACGATAACTAatacaagtttaaaatatattattgaaaattgttgttagCTATTCCTTAAAACTCAATCATTTGTActctaatttattgtattttcctACTAACTAAGAATTTGTTACCTcctgtattatataatatttagaccttacttttaagtttataatatctgcaatataaataatgtaatcatTCCTACTGGATTATATTAggcttttgtatatttaaaacttcggtgtttaaaatttctgtgATAATCTAATGCATGTGTAGTttaatgtaacaattttatgagAAAACTGTGTTTTGATATAAAGAactttgtacttttttatacaCCGTTttgtcataaactaaaatGTGGCAATAAGTCAGAACATTAAGGAATAAAGTCATTTTACTGTTTTAGGAAAACATACAATGTTaggttgtttaattaaaaaattcgcaaatattttaaacaaggatatacttttgtataaattttaaatatacattagcgatctcaattattttatatattttaataaacttgccttataaatttgatctgaattaataaaatatgtatattatatatgtatattaatgttgttataattagcatattatataattatgtaatgtTAAGAGTTTAGAATAAGTTACACTTTATATATTCAGTCTGTATCATTGTTAtcgtatttttaatgttacaattgttgaatcaaaaattattccgGCCAGCGTTCATGAGGAAAAAAATCAAGAATGAAATAAGCTAGActgatattttgtatataattttatctccATCTGACTTGTTTTCCAGAATATATCTTATGATAACCAatcgtattttattttcttatgttTACGTAACAATTCAACATGTAAACAAacgtttgtttattatttttattaccttaAACTATCACCCTGcttcatatttttgataacGAGGTTCAAACTTTGGTATCTtggcatttttaaatattgaataagttctcgctgtttttcaaaattgtgtgAATTTCGAATGGTAATATATATGCAAGGAAGTACTATATCTGATCTTAAATATTGGTGGATTGTAGttcactttaataatttttattggttctGAAAAGTTTTACTTTTGAGTCAAATAAAGTGTATTTGTGGAGAATTTTATTACaccattttattcaaaagaaaTTGCAGCTGAAG from Aethina tumida isolate Nest 87 chromosome 1, icAetTumi1.1, whole genome shotgun sequence includes:
- the LOC109598096 gene encoding membrane-associated guanylate kinase, WW and PDZ domain-containing protein 1, with the translated sequence MSHTSDQNPLSQPLRVETDSSSVHNEANGYFEEKDNFSHHNNTDNDDTDSLGPLPAKWEKAYTESGEVYFIDHSTGTSHWLDPRLSKFQKKSLEDCLDDELPYGWEKISDPHYGTYFIDHVNRRTQYENPVIQAKRAASQNSARASRTSFTKDPSELCGQRFRTSLVKSSRGLGFTIVGGDDGVDEFLQIKSVVPKGPAWLDGQLQTGDVIVFVNDTCVLGYTHNQIVRLFQYISVGSTVSLEVCRGYPLPFDPNDPNTEVVTTIAVDGHLQPIANDKRLLDTNYNFLDGDDVSRDEENVLDSTDDIDDLLKGIGSLTLGKVEVRVRIVKGNLGFGFTIADSACGQRVKKILDRQRCKNLMEGDILLEINEVSLQNMSHDDVVQVLKNCPYNSEATICVQRGCTNKTPNIRNKPRKLDNRFGGKDISSAYRSKTPTADIYSTQPREVLPSRPKTPLVDTRSLTKTPVKDLNSNTNHELLRRDFNNDSYNPERSRLRLSLIDNPEEEVEIDISENNMPSKPSYEFPPPVDPKFGLYMSLPHRYDCTCFTCANQRSGSGIAETCDSYDMSNGKKNGYDWWYNSRNSEYVTTAVTLNRQETGFGFRIVGGIEDKSQVAVGHIVTGGAADLDGRIRSGDEIVSVDGLSVLKASHRQVVQLMNSAAGRGQVNLILRRRIYPTPPIGQQGYSMPWSHDSSPPSNSGHPPPLIVTNHHPGQTYDVTVQRTENEGFGFVIISSVNKIGSTIGRLIEDSPAERCGRLRVGDYIVAVNHIDIMHLSHGDIVNLIKESGLSVTLTIAPNPDL